The Plectropomus leopardus isolate mb chromosome 15, YSFRI_Pleo_2.0, whole genome shotgun sequence genome has a segment encoding these proteins:
- the LOC121955034 gene encoding indoleamine 2,3-dioxygenase 2-like yields METNSRDLLQADFDAFDISEELGFLLEEPLTNLPDYYRVWLDLANNLTHLIESRKLRDLVHKMPVLSPDLLNNHRELRLAHLALAFISMGYVWQEGQRAPAQILPKALAWPLWLVSRRLGLPPILTYADSVLANWKLRDPTGDMEIGNMDLIFSFPGGETCRGFFMVSLLVEMAASSGITGALEVMHTMKISDPIGIQKGLAKVTQSLKKMKETFKLMHNHVDPTAFHGTLRIFVSGWRDNPMLPRGLLYEGVSNEPILLSGGSAAQSSTIQCFDALLCIQHEDETGAFLTRMRDYMPPAHRQLIETLSDCPSLRDFILSHPSSDLCQAYKSCVSALVDLRSYHLNTVTKYVIVPGNQARAMGCPLRGVGTALNTTGTGGSNLMVFLKSVRNTTQKALILERPSTSRETEM; encoded by the exons ATGGAGACTAACAGCAGAGACTTACTGCAGGCAGACTTTGATGCatttgatatttctgaggagctTGGGTTTCTCCTTGAAGAGCCACTG ACTAACCTCCCAGATTATTATCGAGTGTGGCTGGACCTGGCAAACAATCTCACACATCTGATTGAGTCACGTAAACTACGGGATCTGGTTCACAAG ATGCCTGTCTTGAGTCCCGACCTCTTGAACAACCATCGGGAGCTCAGGCTGGCTCACCTAGCACTGGCATTCATCAGCATGGGCTATGTTTGGCAGGAAGGACAACGTGCACCTGCTCAG ATTCTTCCAAAAGCCCTGGCCTGGCCCCTTTGGCTTGTATCTCGCAGGCTCGGCCTTCCACCCATCCTGACTTACGCAGATTCAGTTTTAGCCAATTGGAAATTAAGGGATCCCACAGG ggATATGGAAATTGG GAACATGGACTTGATCTTTTCTTTCCCTGGTGGTGAGACTTGCAGGGGATTTTTCATGGTGTCATTGCTGGTTGAGATGGCTGCCAGTTCAGGCATAACG GGAGCTCTGGAGGTGATGCACACTATGAAAATCTCTGACCCCATCGGTATTCAGAAAGGTCTGGCCAAAGTGACTCAGTCTTTGAAGAAGATGAAGGAAACTTTCAAACTCATGCACA ATCATGTGGATCCAACTGCGTTTCATGGAACATTGAGAATTTTTGTCTCAGG ATGGCGGGACAACCCCATGCTTCCAAGAGGGCTGTTGTATGAAGGTGTGAGCAATGAGCCGATTTTGTTATCGGGCGGGAGTGCAGCCCAGAGTTCAACCATCCAGTGCTTCGATGCTTTGCTGTGCATCCAGCATGAGGACGAGACAG GAGCCTTCCTGACACGCATGAGGGATTACATGCCTCCTGCCCACCGCCAGCTGATAGAAACTCTGTCTGACTGTCCATCGCTGCGAGACTTCATCCTGTCCCATCCCAGCTCTGATCTCTGCCAGGCCTATAAGTCCTGTGTTTCAGCGCTGGTGGATTTACGGAGCTACCACCTCAATACTGTGACCAAGTACGTCATTGTGCCCGGTAATCAGGCCCGCGCCATGGGCTGCCCGCTGAGAGGTGTGGGCACTGCACTGAACACCACAGGGACTGGCGGATCCAATCTAATGGTCTTCCTTAAGAGTGTTCGTAACACCACTCAGAAAGCACTAATCCTAGAGAGGCCATCTACATCAAGAgaaactgaaatgtaa